Proteins found in one Mucilaginibacter inviolabilis genomic segment:
- a CDS encoding acyl-CoA thioesterase — MEYSKNYVAKEEHIDVQEIMDGLYYPFYMEYCRHDYIREVLGFDFEIEAKNGVYMVLSNYSISFLRSLKKGDNFSVTCELFADKGGAPKLHFKQSIILNNKVMTKAVFTGTCVPATGGRPYLPASVLEKIKDAPVLEV; from the coding sequence ATGGAATATTCTAAAAATTACGTTGCCAAAGAAGAACACATCGATGTTCAGGAAATTATGGATGGCTTGTATTACCCCTTTTATATGGAGTACTGCAGGCATGATTACATCCGCGAGGTGCTGGGTTTCGATTTTGAGATCGAAGCCAAAAATGGTGTGTATATGGTACTGTCAAACTATAGCATCAGCTTTTTACGGTCGCTGAAAAAAGGCGATAACTTCAGCGTTACCTGCGAGCTTTTTGCCGATAAAGGCGGAGCGCCAAAATTGCATTTTAAACAATCCATCATCCTCAATAACAAGGTGATGACCAAGGCCGTATTTACCGGCACCTGCGTACCTGCCACCGGCGGCAGACCTTATTTACCGGCATCTGTTTTGGAAAAAATAAAGGATGCGCCGGTATTGGAGGTGTAA